A window of the Thalassospira indica genome harbors these coding sequences:
- a CDS encoding SpoIIE family protein phosphatase, giving the protein MPVGRDSRAKYLVAVPHSVAQEDLSKLVAGINLWDATEAAAKYISGQSPEDFSSQRRFSFCILPSQVGRDWLGSLIRLNCDTFVECFPELDLGDLAPLVGKKSLPKHDLLVCLSTRSAYHLPVARKFVTSLRHRGLIGDGVASSVEMAVQEAFANSLIHGNLELATGGHLSMDRFKELGEETERRLASGHHGARAIILTARRRKNGQVVITINDQGNGFSPPDANATAPISRKDTTFGRGLPLIRSLCHSVNFLRDGRTIELTFDDSQSTTALGDTAFLNDLETRLTTSPDALRIAQNATILIADDTLLSREIIASYLRADGFTNLVFAKDGEDAIAQIKAHNPDLIILDIIMPKLDGYAVCKAVRADPAFAKTPIIAQTALEENEGRTRIFDDGATDLILKPLNKAELIARTKIHLENRLLVQQLQAYQARTQSELELARNMQENLNPTPEHYRGVGMDYGMRISATFQMSSELGGDMWGLVPIDAHRLGVYIVDFAGHGLGAALNTFRLHSLIWSEQVDDQTPDVYLQRLNRHLKGLLPVGQYATMLYGIVDRQNNTFAYASAACTSPVLGNTATGEARYLDGSGVPLGVIRDARYETREVPFDKDSFLLLYSDALIETTLDNGQFLCEAGLLKMLQDTVLEGGRDIDLAAQIADQFMDRAPAKLDDDFTIVSLQAANIPSAG; this is encoded by the coding sequence ATGCCCGTTGGCCGAGACTCACGTGCAAAGTACTTGGTTGCAGTGCCGCACTCCGTCGCGCAAGAAGACCTGTCAAAGCTTGTCGCTGGCATAAACCTTTGGGACGCGACGGAAGCTGCAGCTAAATACATATCCGGGCAATCGCCCGAGGATTTTTCAAGCCAACGGCGTTTTTCATTTTGTATCTTGCCATCACAGGTCGGTCGCGACTGGCTTGGCAGCCTGATCCGTCTGAACTGTGACACCTTTGTCGAATGTTTCCCCGAACTCGACCTTGGCGACTTGGCACCGCTGGTCGGTAAGAAATCACTGCCAAAACATGACCTGCTGGTCTGTCTTTCAACACGCAGCGCCTATCATTTACCGGTGGCACGCAAATTTGTGACCAGCCTTCGGCATCGCGGCCTGATTGGTGATGGCGTCGCGTCCTCGGTTGAAATGGCGGTTCAGGAAGCGTTTGCCAACTCGCTCATACATGGCAATCTCGAACTTGCAACCGGCGGCCATCTGTCGATGGATCGCTTCAAGGAGCTCGGCGAAGAAACCGAACGCCGCCTTGCATCCGGCCACCATGGCGCCCGTGCGATTATCCTGACAGCACGTCGGCGCAAAAATGGCCAAGTCGTCATCACCATCAATGATCAGGGCAACGGATTTTCACCGCCTGATGCAAACGCAACCGCCCCGATTTCGCGTAAGGACACGACCTTTGGCCGCGGCCTCCCCCTGATCAGAAGCCTCTGCCACTCTGTGAATTTTCTGCGGGATGGCCGAACGATCGAACTGACTTTTGATGACAGTCAAAGCACGACGGCGTTGGGCGACACGGCATTCCTCAATGATCTTGAAACACGCCTGACGACGTCGCCCGATGCACTGCGTATTGCACAGAACGCAACCATCCTGATTGCCGACGACACCCTCTTGTCGCGTGAAATCATTGCGTCCTATCTCCGGGCTGACGGGTTTACCAACCTGGTTTTTGCCAAGGATGGCGAAGATGCGATTGCCCAGATCAAGGCGCATAATCCCGATCTGATCATTCTTGATATCATCATGCCGAAACTGGATGGTTATGCCGTATGCAAGGCCGTCCGTGCTGATCCTGCCTTTGCAAAAACGCCGATCATCGCCCAAACAGCGCTTGAAGAGAACGAAGGACGCACGCGCATTTTCGATGACGGGGCAACCGACCTTATCCTCAAACCGCTCAACAAGGCAGAACTGATCGCGCGCACCAAGATCCATCTCGAAAACCGGCTGCTGGTGCAACAACTTCAGGCCTATCAGGCACGCACCCAGTCAGAACTGGAACTTGCGCGCAACATGCAAGAAAACCTGAACCCGACACCGGAACACTATCGCGGGGTCGGCATGGATTACGGCATGCGGATCAGTGCGACATTCCAGATGTCGTCCGAGCTCGGCGGCGATATGTGGGGGTTAGTACCAATTGATGCCCATCGGCTTGGCGTTTACATCGTTGATTTCGCAGGTCACGGGCTTGGTGCCGCACTCAACACCTTCCGCCTGCATTCCCTGATATGGTCCGAACAAGTCGACGATCAGACTCCGGATGTGTATTTGCAGCGGCTTAATCGTCATCTCAAGGGGCTTTTGCCTGTCGGGCAATATGCGACAATGCTGTATGGTATCGTTGATCGACAGAATAACACCTTTGCCTATGCCAGTGCCGCCTGCACGTCACCTGTTCTGGGCAACACTGCGACCGGCGAGGCACGCTATCTTGATGGCTCCGGGGTGCCACTTGGTGTTATCAGGGACGCCCGATATGAAACCCGCGAAGTCCCGTTCGACAAGGACAGCTTCCTGCTGCTTTACAGCGACGCACTGATCGAAACAACCTTGGACAATGGTCAGTTTCTCT
- a CDS encoding STAS domain-containing protein, which yields MNYKTDFANGTTTVEVTGRFTFGDHSSFRKLIEEVRGHGSSTLVLDISGVDFIDSAGLGMLLLARDEGEKSNTNVILRGAQGQVKRMLEVARFDTLFQLEN from the coding sequence TTGAATTACAAGACAGATTTCGCCAATGGAACAACCACAGTCGAAGTGACCGGTCGCTTCACATTCGGCGATCATTCGAGCTTTCGCAAACTGATCGAAGAAGTTCGCGGACATGGCTCATCGACGCTTGTTCTGGACATTTCCGGTGTCGATTTCATTGATTCCGCCGGTCTTGGCATGTTGCTGCTTGCACGCGACGAGGGCGAAAAATCCAACACAAACGTCATCCTGCGTGGCGCACAGGGACAGGTCAAGCGCATGCTTGAAGTTGCCCGCTTCGATACCTTGTTCCAGCTGGAAAACTAA